Part of the Henckelia pumila isolate YLH828 chromosome 2, ASM3356847v2, whole genome shotgun sequence genome is shown below.
ATGTATGACTTTCTCAAAGAGAGAGTCATTTTTCGAGCACCGCCAGCTTCCTCTTCATTTTGGTGTATCCAGCATCTCTTGTGTTCCTGGTCAATATGTACTGCCAAAAGGGTCTCGCGGAACTTTTGCCCTTCAGTTCACTCGGGAGGCTGGGAATGTCGatttgatcaataagaatgatACTGAAAACCAAGATTCTGAAGAAATTAAGAAGGAGTTGACATGTGTGATGAAGTTTGGCGGTTCATCTGTTGCCTCTGCTGATAGAATGCGGGAAGTAGCTGACCTTATACTCAGTTTTCCAGAAGAGAGGCCTGTTATTGTTCTTTCTGCGATGGGGAAAACAACCAACAATCTTTTACTGGTAGGCACATAACTACTTATCTCCGCTGTCTTCAGACATGTTTTAATCTTTGCGTATCTCTGTGTTATGAGAAGTCTTCTGAGTAGATTTTAGACTGGATTTTAATTGATGCTTCTACTATCAGGCTGGAGAAAAAGCTGTCAGTTGCGGTGTCACAAaaatatctgatcttcaagaaTTGACCTTCATAAAAGATTTGCATTTGCGGTAACTATTCGTAATATTTCTATGTTTCATTCTGATTTTCTTTTGCGGCTTTCACCTCAATGACGGTCTTGCTATAATCAGGACTGCAGATGAGCTTGGAGTAGAAAGATCTGTAATTGCCAGTGAGTTATCCTTCTATTACTAATGGAATGCATGAGAACTAACATTGCCCCACCATTGTATAAAAAGACCGTGTTTCGAACCATTGGTCTTTATTTAGCCTAGTTGATTGCATAAGAATTCATTTCTACTGCATGTACATCTACAATTTGACTTATATCCCTTCAAGATTAATTTCAGCAAAATTATTCTTTTGTGTATAACGTTTAGTTTGTTTTTTGCTGTTTGGTGAAATCTTGGAAAATAACATCATTGGTTAAGTTTTGATCAGCTTTAGCAGTTTGGTATATGGTCTTTTGTCTATAACCTGTGGTGGTCATCTATTCAATCCCTCACTTATGATTCTTTTATCTCATGGATAACATTCTGCAGAGCATCTTTTTGAGTTGGAACAACTTCTGAATGGAATTGCTATGATTAAAGAGATGACTCCAAGAACAAGGGACTATTTAGTATCTTTTGGGGAGTGCATGTCCACTAGGATTTTTGCAGCATATTTGAATAGAATTGCCGTCAAAGCGCGGCAAGTATGTGTTTCTTTCTTACGAAGAATTAGGTTTTTGCTAGTGGTTTTAGAATATGTTTCATAATAATTTGctttcaaatatttttctctAGCCAACAAATTGTGATTAAAAGTTATCCCCTTTAGTGTCGAAGGGTTTATTGGCCCTTTGATACTTGTCTTGATTCATCTAATGTAAGGCATATTATTCAACATTTGTCAAAGCCCACCCACCTCTCCGTTGTAAAGCATGGTGAAGTTTTTGAGATGATATACTTGTTTCAGATGCTGGCATATGTCAGCAGCTAGCTACCATTTTTGGAGGAACGGGTATGCTACGATGTGTAGGTCGTCGTTTTCCTTTATCTTGTACATCATTCAGTCACCTTATCACAAGATGATACAACATACTCTCTTGGCAAAAgcatttttgttattttcttttttcttgtCCTTCCAATGATTATCAATGGAAACCATCAGCATCATGAATTATTGAATATGTGAAACATTTTGATTGCTTTGCAGTATGATGCCTTCGACATAGGTTTTATAACTACAGATGATTTCACAAATGCGGATATTTTAGAAGCAACTTATCCAGCTGTAGCAAAGAGATTGCATGGAGATTGGATTAGTGATCCTGCAATTCCTATTGTGACTGGCTTCCTCGGGAAGGTTGCCCTGTTAATGCAGATATTCTTCATTGCATGACTGCATTTTTTGCGTAATTTCATTTGAGTTTGAAGATACGGTGGCCTTCTCTGGTTGTAGGGTTGGAGAAGCTGTGCAGTGACCACATTGGGGAGGGGCGGTAGTGATTTGACTGCCACAACTATTGGTAAAGCATTGGGGCTGAGGGAAATTCAGGTTGGTTAAATCCATTCAGATGTATGGTGGTTTGAGGTttcaaggtttaaaataatcTAGCTGTTCTATCATTAATAGGTATGGAAAGATGTGGATGGTGTTTTGACCTGTGATCCCAACATATACCCCCATGCAGAGCCAGTGTCATATCTTACTTTTGATGAGGCAGCTGAACTTGCTTATTTTGGAGCTCAGGTATCATACAATTTTAGTGACTGAAAGTTTTGATAACTCCAAAATTATAAGCGAATGAATTTGGATATTCTGCGGCCTCTTCTAGATTAATGTAGATTCTTTTGCCAATTTTCATGGGAAAACTGAtggtttgaaaaattttcaGTAATTCTTGTGGAAAATCTTAATTACTTTGTCTGGAAACTTGCATGGATACTTAATGTGGTGATTATTGACAAATTTCACATATTATGTCTCATTATGCCTGTAGCTTCAGTATTTTGTGAATAACAATGTTGATTTTCCCTACTGTTGGCTGATGCACTTAGATATTGACGGCAACCAGTGGTCGCCAAATAGGCAATTCCTCTTTTTTTCCAAACTTGTATCTAGAGCTTACAAAATCCAcgtgttaaatattttttgattgaAAGGTCCTCCATCCACAATCCATGAGACCTGCTAGGGAAGGGGACATTCCTGTGCGAGTGAAGAACTCTTACAATCCAAAAGCTCCAGGAACACTGATTACTCGGGCGAGAGACATGAGCGAGGTAGGTGCATTAATGTGATTAGAATCACAGAATAGAACTGTTGGATACTTATACTTGGTTGTTTGCATCTCCAGGCAGTACTAACTAGCATCGTCTTGAAAAGGAATGTCACAATGTTGGATATAGTGAGCACTCGAATGCTTGGTCAAGTTGGATTTCTTGCTAAGGTGAAGCCATGCAGATTATCCATCATCCCTCTTAACTATTGACCTTGATGGATGTCTTATTCTAATGCAATTCTTTTTGCAATGCCTTTATTCAGGTCTTCTCAATCTTTGAGGATTTAGGCATATCAGTGGATGTTGTTGCCACCAGTGAGGTCAGTATTTCCCTGACGTTGGACCCATCTAAGCTTTGGAGCAGAGAACTGATCCAGCAGGCAAGCGTATGATACTGGCCTCGTTTTGTTGTTTGGCATTTACAAAATTGGCTGTATAAGAGAATTCATGATCAGCAAATGAGTCCTGTTTTAAGCCATCTATTTCTTTCACTCCTTTGCAGATTTACATGAATTTCTGGCTCTGACCACGTGCTTGTGTTTTGATATGATTTAGACATGCCTTCTATTCTCTGTTCTATGTTTTTCACCTCACTTCTCTCTTCATAAGTAGGAATTAGATCGTGTTGTGGAAGAACTAGAAAATATCGCAGTTGTGAATCTTCTTCAGCACAGATCCATCATCTCTCTCATTGGAAATGTTCAGAGATCCTCGCTGATTTTAGAAAAGGTTCTGTCTATCTGCAGCTTGCTTCTCCAGATTTCAATATCTTATTATATTTGATGCAGATTTGGGCAAAAATATTATCTTTGGTTAATGTTTTAGTTAACACTGTTAGAGGATATTGTCTTTCAATTATCATAGTCAGAAGAAATTGGTATGAAATGAAACGAGGAACTAAAGATATTACcatgttaaataaaaaaaacatatgttAGGTGATCAAGCAACATCCAATGTCGGTGTTCCTTTGTACTTTTTTCTTTAGCGCACTTGGACTGAAGATTTTACTCATGCTTATGCATTTGAAAGTCTTGAATTTTTACCTTCGGTTCTTCTATAGAAACAGTACATCAACTTTTTTTATAAcgcaaaataattaatttttggctGATAGATAAGAGTTCGTCACTTGTTAAGTTAATTTCATTGAAATAGGTAGAATCTGAAAATTATTTTGCTACTTCACTTCATGTCATGATTCGGCATGGCTATATCTCCAAGTTATGATTGTACATTTCTTGAGAAACACACGGGCACTGCTTGGTCTTTTTTCTTGGCTCTAAGAATGGATTGTAAGTGGTTATATTGGGAGTGAGGAATTTAAAGAAATGGATTGGATGTGGGACCTAGCCAATGATCCCAATTCCCGGTTCAATGAAGGTCAATTCATTCCCAGGATCATCTCAATTTGAATGGTTGAGCTGACTCTTAGAATGATCCCTGAATCATCATTGAACCTGGAACCAGGTCCAAATCATAGAATAACGTGGGATTCAACTTCTTTGCATCTGTTTTCATCATGTTTTAGTTCTTCAATCCTTTGGTAAGTATGACTCCAGTCGCTCATGTTGTTTGTACTTCATGTTGTGGCAGGCTTTCCATGTCCTTCGAACTAATGGAGTAAATGTTCAAATGATCTCTCAAGGTGCCTCAAAAGTCAATATATCGTTGATAGTGAACGATAGCGAATCAGAACAATGTGTCCGTGCCCTTCACTCTGCGTTCTTTGAGGCCGATCTCTCAGACTTGGTATCGACAAATGGAAACGGCTTACTATGAGAAGAATTATCCCTTGATTAGAATATGGTGTTGGGTGGTCCTAAATCTCCCAATTGCACGGATCATTCGTCGATATCAAAACCCAAACTGTTGAGGTTCTGTCTTCTGGtttgtttgaattttgatttttattagcGTCAGTCTGGTCATCATCATAATTTTGTGGTCACACATGATCCTAGGTCGTATTGCTGTCTTATAGGCTGTAAACATTGATGAGATGTGCATTTATCTGCGATGAGGTTGTTGGACACGAAATTCAACCTTACATCGTCTGTTTGCCTCTGTACGATTTTGTAGCATTGTCACAATTAAGTACTCTATTATCACCATTGTAGGTCACTTTTTCCCTCTCAGACTAATGGAATTTTATGGAGTCTAGCACTTGCCACGAGCTTGAAATCTACGACTCTGTGCGTGTGTGTGTATTAGCTCTTGttcctttaattttttattcGATTCTAAAGAAGATAGtgagattttaaatttatttatgcatAACTTCCATTTAATGTtccatttattttgttttatgctTAACTTTCTTTTAATGTTCCATTTAATGATTACAAAAACCTATGTGATGTACGTGTCTCAaagattaattttgtgagaccTATTTTTTTACTTGGGTCATTTttgaaaaagtattattttatatttcaaaaatcttgttttttattataaatatgaacatGATTGGTCAGTCTGTCTCACGGATAAAACTCCTGAGATTGTCTCACAAGATACATATTATGATTTTTAACATTTTTTAgttcaatcatatctatgtttgtCATATTGTAATGTAACGTTTTTATGTTTCTACTAATTTATTAATATTCAAGGCGGAAAATTAGCTAGATTTTTTCACATAAATATCTATTTTAActgaattaattttatttatctattaaTTTCGGTGATATCTAGatgatttttataatataaattaaataacataaatgcttTCAAAATAATTATTCGTCATACATTAAAATTTCATTGTGTTATTGTACCCATTTTATGATCTAGGAATTAGGATACACGAGGGGGTAGCCATATATAAAAGTGAACAGTACTGAAAgtggataaatttttttttttttcaaattagctTCAATCTATATGATGAGAGCCCAATtccttaattattattattattattattttttaattttacctTCAATATTCCAGTTTATAAAGAGAATAATGTACAAATATTTTTTCTgccacatatatatatgatcgGATTCGGGAAGCAACAAAACAACAATTGTTTCTTAATTAATATTAAAGATCAACTATATAAATATCCTACCCACTACTGCTGCGGCTCGATTCACGGGTATGATCTATGGGGTGCATATACTTGCAATTTGGACATGAAGGTGAAGACTTGCACATCATCACCAGCATGTAACACTTGTTGCACACCGCAGTCACCATTTCTTGTTCGTCAACTTCGAAACTCAACCACGAAGGCGAACGATTAATCAAACGCCGAATGTTTGAGTCTCTTGTGCTGCAAATCATAGCCTTATCATGGCTTGGTAATTTGGCCTGGCCAATATCGTGCTTATTTGAGTTGCTTTCGAAGTGATCATAATTATTTGGTGAATATTGGCAACTCGGTAGATTAAGCTCGAGATCTAAACTCATCGGGGTCGGATTAGGGGATGGCCCTGCGCTTGTTCTTGGATCGGTTAATGCCCTCTGTTGAGTCCTTGTGTTGAGGAAGTATACTTGTCCCGACTGCATGCATTAAGATGTCACACTTAGCTTATTAACCATTAATGAATGAAAAGTTGCaaaactaatttattttttcacaaatGAAATCAGAAACGATCGAGAGTttgtaataaaaatttataaacctTGACATCGAGACAACGTTGCCACTCCAAAGGCAAAGGAGTGTGGGTTTGTAGGTCGGCGGCTTCGAGAAAAGATTTCATGGTTTCGGTTCTGTCTATGGTCTTCTCTTCGTGATCCCTCTTTCTCTTCTTCGATAATGTTTCCTCGGCGGACAAAATTCGTTTCGATGTATGAAAAGAGAGcattttcctttttattttcaatGAATTTTTCGTCCCAAGAATGGTGGAAATCTTTGGGCGATGATATATAAAGAGGAGGGATAGAAAGCAGTTGAAAGTTATAATATTTGCAAGGACAATGGCTTTTAATGTGAAAGTGAGATTAATTTGAGAGGACAACATATTTTAATGTGAAAGTGAAAGGGGCCATctctatatgtttttttttttttatgtagtttttaatttaattgggatatataattttttttgggatTTCATTTCGTTTACTCATTTTTTTGGTTCTTACCTATATATGTTCACTTTTGGAGCATGATTTTATGTTAACATCAAAATTGAAAGCTAGTTTTGTTCTAACCCGAATCATGCATGTATGCATGCATATAACCCTTTtggaattttaattaataaattataattagaAAGGAAGTGAACTTGTAGTCTAAAGCACATCAATATAATGCTAATTGCTGATTAAACCAACGTTCCTTAATTAATTTGGCGAATAAAAAATGGAGTGTGTACTTATCCAAACACCAGTTAGCACacctgattttgattgcattaaaTTTGGCACTATATAGCAATAATAAATTAGCTCTAGGGTGGTTGGGGTTTTGGTTTCATAAATAAGCTGCTTTCTTGAGGTCGATTCAACTCACCCATCCATCCCTATTTATATGTATACAACAACACCCCAACACACTAGCTTTTATTTTCGGCTATACAGATATATCCTCCGATGTCATTGTGTTCGATCGATCTCCTATTATATAGTTCTTTATAAactaattatataatatatttgtatttatattaataatatatatattcatccatatataattatataatataaaaaatatatatataattatataatatatttgtatttatattaataatatatatatatatatatattcatccaTAACAATCACCCTCACAATGATATAtggtgtatatatatgtttcattAAAAAATGAGTGAGTAATAGGAAGATATTTAATAAAACTAtactaaaaattaataaataataaatggaGGGTGTTGAATTTTTGGAGTAGCGTGACGAATTCTGGGTGAGAGAGAAGACTCCATCATTATTATATCATTAAATGGGAGTGCTTGTAAACAGTTGAAGAGGGTCTTGAATTTAATGCCTGATGGACTCTATTTATAGTTCCAactttatattataatattaaaaattaacaagttaattaaaaaaaagaagaaaagaaacagGACATGATTTCCTTCCCTTTCAAATTGGTATGGTATCTGAATCATCTCTTTCTTCatagatttttattaaataatgaCACAACGTGTgttgttttatatatttattcatcCGTCCACTgtctaaaatattcaaaacttgtttatttgtttttcacACATATCAAGAAAATCATTGAAAAACAAATTtacaaacaaaatttttattttatctttatttattttatttaaaaatagtcGCAATTTTTTTAATACTTCGTTAATGCATATGTATTAGTACCAGTACCACCAAAAAAAATGCAATCAAATATTAGTAGAACCGAAAAATAGAATCAATCAAATATAgaaacatgcatatattatTGTGGACATACAAAACtagtataattataatattaatattagaaTATTGTAGAATTGGCGGAACTAATACAATAATATTGTTGTGGGACACTAATCGGTATTGCTAGCTACTCTAATGATCTGCGACAAATTTGGagcatttattttttaaaaaaacttaaaaataattggaAGCGTAAATAATTTGGCTAGTGGCCTGGCACGTCGGGTGCTTAGACTTGTGCTTTGAAGTGAgttatgaaatatttattatatccgTCCAGATAATTAAGAAGCTTGTTTTAGAAACTTTTTACAACCAAATTTTATtcatattaaattaaatcaataaatatttaattgtccAATAGTTATATACAtgtgaaaaaaaattagtactaaaattttatatttgagataatcgcAAAAAATCATGATGTATATAATTACTAAGACAGAGAGAATGTATATATGTTATAATGcatgatacatgtattataaCTTTGATTGTAATTTGCAGTTGACGTAATAGATTGATCCAGTGGTTATGAATGTGCAAACATTTGGTTTTTCACCTATTCCAATATGTTATATCACTTGAAAAAAATATGTGTGATCAATTTATGGTCATTGGATCAATATTTTACAAAAGGACCACACCAAATATTCCACATTGAAATATGTATTATTTAAAAGAGCAAGTCTATCTCATGTCAACTCATAACTTCATTGAAAAGTAATTCATGAGGTCTCGAAAAATGCAGTTTAGAGCATGCATCTTCAATCAGATACTATTTTAGCGTTGCTTCAACTCATAACTTCATTGAAAAGTAATTCATGAGAACTCGAAAAATACAGTTTAGAGCATCTTCAATCAGACATTGTCTTAGCGTTGGAAGCTAAGATAGTGTCTGATTTTCTTCTCGAACCAACCGCTATTTTCAGTGCTATGTTGGAGTAGTGCTCAACACTGTAGCAAAAtcgtaaaaaattaaaattttttcctCAACTTTTTTTATTAGAATCTGTTTAGTGTTTtcgttttgaattttttttttacatctttaaattataatctatttgttgtaattattaattataggatattttgattttaatttccaaTAATATGATTATTTagtttttctaaaaataattgTTTATAGATAATACATCACTTAATTATtctttgttaataaaatattaataaaaataaatataaatcatTGTGTTTACAAATACGTTGTGTAATAAATTAGttgttttaaataaaataatgatcaATATTCTGAAAATATTCGTGTAGAGTTTAAAATTGATGGGTTGAAAATTAATTTGTATTTGATGTAAAAATTAtgttatatctatatctatatattaagTAAGAAAGTTTTATGGTATCTTGGTATGTGCCAataaattaacaattaaaaaattaaaaaaaaattgttctctcagctattttaatttttttcccaccattatgatttaatttaactattttttttcttttatctcaatttttttatttaatatataatacaatcattttaattaaaaattttgattgaaatataattttattataaaaattttatttaacacGCATTGCGTGCAACTAGTTGAAATTAATGTTATAACAAAACGAAGTAATGAATTGAAGATTACCTTGTAAAATAATTTTCTGAATGGCCGTTTGGAGGGAAAATTCAAGCTCATAAAGCTATACatgaatgatatatatttatataaaatccaaaacatGAGTATATGACGAGAGGTTGCGCAGGAGAGGAGTATCAATGAAGAACACGGGAGACGCCAAGGAAGATCAGAAACGCAAATCTCACATTGCAATTCAGTGTGCTAAAGCTGCGATTCTCCTTTCTTCTCTGAAAACCGACCACCATCATTCATCCACGAATCCTCCCCAACTCCAGGTTCAACCCCTGTCTCGCAATTGAACGTTAGGAGTTTGATTCACAACGAATCGGATTGTAAATTGCTTTAGTAACCATGGATTTTCAGAATGAAGAGACAGTCGAGAAGCTGAAGATGGAGTTGATGATGGAGAGATCAAAGAACAAGAAATTGAAGCTTTGCATTGAAACAGAGTTGCTGTTGATCTTTCTGTGGACACTCCTTTTGCTGATGACCTTCAGTTTTATCTGACTGTAAGGTACGTATTCTCGATTTGGTTAATCATTTACTAATTATATTGTTAGCTTGTGAATTTGCTGCACTAGACTCTCTTAAAACTAGTTCATATGTCTCTGTTGAATGGAACTGTGCAGTTTTTCCCCTTTCAGGCTCAGAAATAACTGGTAAATCTAAAATGATTCGGTGCAGGTGCTTCGATAGTGCTTGCggaggaaattttttttttaatgaaggctttgttttaaaaaaatcaccAATGTGAATAGTAGATCTGTTGATTTTATTTTGGTGACAACTTTAGTTGAATCATTGAGTTCTTCATGATTTTTTACTCTCGTTTTTAGTGCTTGTTCCGTTTGATTGATTTATGCAGAAAGAAATGGGCTTATGCATAGTGTTCCTTACTCTGTTTCATTTCCATTTTTTACATCTACTATGATGAATTTGCGGAATTGGTGGTGTAGATGGACTCTTACTGTTGCATTAGTTGGGGATTTGTAGTTCCTTCACCTATGAGCAATTAGGAGCTACTAGTGTTTTGCTTCTATAGGATCAGGTGCTAACACCAAGGGCATGTTCAATGGAGCGAGGATCTAACGACCAGAAATCAAATGGGCGAGGAAGCCATTGAACGTGCTCTCATAAGTTTGggttaaattcaaaattaagaTGGATCTTTTGTCGACTGTCACTAATGGCACTCAATCTTTTTGAATGTTATGCTTATTTTCTGCATCACGTAGATATTAAGATAAATATGATAATTGATAATTATGACTCTTCAACATTTCTTCCCGCTTCAGAAAACCAATCGACAAAAAGCACTTTACATTAGGATCACTCGATAGGATTTATGAAGTGGCGATTAAAGTTCTTAGATCATATTCTACGAGAGAATTGGGTCCTTAACGGGTGTGCTTTTTTAAGCCACTGTGATGGGTTTTTCTGAAGTACACTGTAAATTTGCTCCTATGGAATGTGATATAAATGAAAGCGTGGAAGAGCACTATGAGCACGATAGGTGAAAACCACTGGAAACAAACGCAAATTCATTTACAAAATCCCTAACAAAGGCGTTATCGATTATCGAACCGGTGGCATTGTGAAATGAACTTATGGTGGTTTGGCTCGATCGATGAATTTGATTGACCTAATTTATACCCCGATCATTAGTCAATTCTTAGAGTTGTGCGGCATCCTAAAGAAGGCAAATGATCCCTTAATGAAAGGAAGATGAGTTGTTAGACACACAACATAAGTTATGGAGGAGAGCAGCTGAACAGGGATAACAGAAAATTGGGGGAAAATGTATCATTCCTCattatatgatgatatgatgatgtGCCTTATTTTTAATGCTAGACCAGCCTACAAATCAACTGGGCTATGAATTTGGCATGTCAACTCTGGAATCACACATGGTGCACGTGAGTGGTGAGTGACATGCCATGTAGCGGTTGAGTAGATGCTACCCGCAGGGTAGTGCCCTACGGGTGACGTGGCGGCTcttgattggttaaaatcagtgggcCTCACGTGGGACCcactaattttgaccaatcatgagATTACACATCACCCCCGCAGGATAGCATTGCCTTTTTATCATGCTCCTTTTTG
Proteins encoded:
- the LOC140881378 gene encoding aspartokinase 2, chloroplastic-like isoform X1 codes for the protein MATTLRLCGVKTPCMTFSKRESFFEHRQLPLHFGVSSISCVPGQYVLPKGSRGTFALQFTREAGNVDLINKNDTENQDSEEIKKELTCVMKFGGSSVASADRMREVADLILSFPEERPVIVLSAMGKTTNNLLLAGEKAVSCGVTKISDLQELTFIKDLHLRTADELGVERSVIAKHLFELEQLLNGIAMIKEMTPRTRDYLVSFGECMSTRIFAAYLNRIAVKARQYDAFDIGFITTDDFTNADILEATYPAVAKRLHGDWISDPAIPIVTGFLGKGWRSCAVTTLGRGGSDLTATTIGKALGLREIQVWKDVDGVLTCDPNIYPHAEPVSYLTFDEAAELAYFGAQVLHPQSMRPAREGDIPVRVKNSYNPKAPGTLITRARDMSEAVLTSIVLKRNVTMLDIVSTRMLGQVGFLAKVFSIFEDLGISVDVVATSEVSISLTLDPSKLWSRELIQQASELDRVVEELENIAVVNLLQHRSIISLIGNVQRSSLILEKAFHVLRTNGVNVQMISQGASKVNISLIVNDSESEQCVRALHSAFFEADLSDLVSTNGNGLL
- the LOC140881378 gene encoding aspartokinase 2, chloroplastic-like isoform X2 → MATTLRLCGVKTPCMTFSKRESFFEHRQLPLHFGVSSISCVPGQYVLPKGSRGTFALQFTREAGNVDLINKNDTENQDSEEIKKELTCVMKFGGSSVASADRMREVADLILSFPEERPVIVLSAMGKTTNNLLLAGEKAVSCGVTKISDLQELTFIKDLHLRTADELGVERSVIAKHLFELEQLLNGIAMIKEMTPRTRDYLVSFGECMSTRIFAAYLNRIAVKARQYDAFDIGFITTDDFTNADILEATYPAVAKRLHGDWISDPAIPIVTGFLGKGWRSCAVTTLGRGGSDLTATTIGKALGLREIQVWKDVDGVLTCDPNIYPHAEPVSYLTFDEAAELAYFGAQVLHPQSMRPAREGDIPVRVKNSYNPKAPGTLITRARDMSEAVLTSIVLKRNVTMLDIVSTRMLGQVGFLAKVFSIFEDLGISVDVVATSEVSISLTLDPSKLWSRELIQQELDRVVEELENIAVVNLLQHRSIISLIGNVQRSSLILEKAFHVLRTNGVNVQMISQGASKVNISLIVNDSESEQCVRALHSAFFEADLSDLVSTNGNGLL
- the LOC140878311 gene encoding uncharacterized protein codes for the protein MLSFHTSKRILSAEETLSKKRKRDHEEKTIDRTETMKSFLEAADLQTHTPLPLEWQRCLDVKSGQVYFLNTRTQQRALTDPRTSAGPSPNPTPMSLDLELNLPSCQYSPNNYDHFESNSNKHDIGQAKLPSHDKAMICSTRDSNIRRLINRSPSWLSFEVDEQEMVTAVCNKCYMLVMMCKSSPSCPNCKYMHPIDHTRESSRSSSG